ACACCGTTGGAAAACCGAATCGACGAGCTCAAGTCGATTGTGGATTTTCTCGATCCCAGTCTGCTCGGCACACTCTTCCGTTTCAATCGCGAATACTACGATCTGGACGAACGCGGACGCCCGAAAGGTTACAAGAACCTGGAACAACTTCGCGCGAAAGTCGCTCCCGTGCTCCTGCGCCGGCGCAAGATTCAAGTCGAGACCGAGTTGCCCGACCGCACCGACATCAACCACTTTGTCCCGCTAACCAAAGCCATGCGCGAGGAGTATGCCGAATACGAAAAAAGCGTCGGCGAGCTCGCCGCCAAAGCCAAACGCCGCCCACTCACTCCAAAAGAGCAGGACTTGCTTATGATTCTGCTCAACATGATGCGGATGATTTGCGACTCCCCCGGCATCATCAAAAAGAATCCTTCTCGAGAGTGCCCCAAGCTCAAGGAACTCGAAGGTGTACTCGAAGACTGCCTCTCCGATCCCGATGTCAAAGTCATCGTTTTTTCCGAATGGATCGGCATGCTTGAACGGGTCCGCGAACTGGCCGAAAAACTGGGCTTCGGCTATGCATGGCACACCGGCTCGGTTCCACAAAAGAAGCGCCGGGCCGAAATCCTCGCCTTCCGCCAAGATCCGGATTGCCGCATCTTTTTCAGCACTGATTCCGGCGGAGTCGGACTCAACCTGCAAAACGCCAGCGTAGTGATCAATTGCGACCTCCCCTGGAATCCGGCCAAACTGGAACAACGCATCGCCCGCGCCTGGCGGAAAAACCAAACGCGTCCGGTCACCGTGATCAATCTCGTGGCCGAAGAAACGATTGAGCACGGCATGCTCGCCAGTCTCGCCCAGAAGATGGAGTTGGCCGATGGAGTGCTCGACGGCTATGGTAACCTCAATACAATGACCCTCAAGAGCGGCCGCCAGGTTTTTCTTAAACGCCTGGAGCAAGTCATGTCAAAAGTGCCGGTCGGCCAACCAGTGCCACCGGCGCCACCGAGCGATCCCGCCGCCCACTTCGCCGCCCGGGCAAAAACCAGCCTCGGCCCCCGTCTCAGTTACTGTGAGGAAACCTGGATTCCCGGCTCCGAGACGCCCGTCCTCATCGCCATCCTGCACAATGCCACCGGCTCGGAAAAGCCGCAACTCGAAGAACTCTTCCAAGCCACCCCGTGGAGCAACAGCGCGCCGGTCCTCCAGGTCCTCGACGCCGCCACCTGGGAGGCGCTGCAAAGCCTTTCCGCCGCTGGCATGATCAGCATCCACACCCGCGCCTCACGCCCGCTTCTGCCCGAAGAGGGCGAAGCGCTCCGACCTCCTCTCAGCCCCGAAGAACTCGCTAAAATCAAAGCCCTTCGCGAAACCGCCGAAACCAAACGCCGCGCCGCCGAAGCCCTCATAGCCGCCGGATTGAACGAAGAAGCCGAACCTTTCAAAACAGCCGCCGAAGAAGCGGAGGCGGAAGCCGTTAACATTGAAAATCATCATGCAGAGAAAAAGGAAAAATAAGAAGGCCTTGCCCACCTTCGGCCTTCTCCGCTTCGATGAATACGCAGGTGCTCGCGCATGGAATGAAACCCGTGTTTTGACCGTCAAGGATCCTGGCTTCGGGCTACCACCCGGCGAATTCGCCTTTGTTGAGTTTTATTGCGCCGACCCATCCTGCGACTGCCGCCGGGTTGTCTTGCAAGTTTGGTCCAAAGACACCCTGGGCCAGTCTTTGGCAAGCATCAGCTACGGATGGGAAGATGAAGCGTTCTATACCGAGTGGAACCATGGCGATGCACAAATGGGCCGGGATATGAAAGGCCCCGAACTGGAATTTTTTCAGCCTCAGTCCAACCTGGCCGACAAGCTCCTTCACCAATTTAAAGAAACCATCATGTCGGATAAGGCCTATTTGAAACGCCTGGAAACACACTATGCTTTCGCAAAAGAAAAACAGACCGTAAAACCGAGGAAAAAACGGAAACAGTAGGAAGCATGCCACCCTGATTGAGGTGCTTTCTGTTCAATCGTTGAAACTTGAGTCCTCCACTAAGAGGAAATAAAAGCCGTCTTCGCCACATACGAAACCTAAAATAAGAATATGAGTTTGATACCGTCGAGAACCAATGAATGATGTCCCCTTAATCTGAAGCAAAAATGGATACTCAAGCACCCGCTCCGCCCACCGAAGCAGCACGGCAATACCTCGCCATCCGTAAACTCAGCATGGCTCTAACCAGCAAACTTATCGGGATGAAGGGAACAGTACACCCGTTTACGGCTGCCCGTGCCTTGGGAATTCCTGTCCATGGCAAGACCATTTGCTTTGATGGGGGATGGGAATTGAGCTTATTGACAGAATACACGCTTTTTCACCACGTATCGAAGGGCAAACGCTTTTTTCAGCATGCTCTGGTTGAGGCGGACGATTTGTCGCCGGTCGAACGTGAGATTCTGATGTGCCATCAAAAAGCCTTTACTTCTGTATTTGAGATCGAAGAGTCGCGTCCCGATGTCTGGGAGGTGGACTTGCATGA
The Verrucomicrobiota bacterium genome window above contains:
- a CDS encoding DEAD/DEAH box helicase; the encoded protein is MLNARSTAKKRTSKKNPGLPAATDWRTTDEQELLKRRIRAQEETFRITNASPEHTVLSNFAVKSASGLSYSVEIRDLKNRDFDCTCTDFRINGLGSCKHVEAVLQQLEKKHPTGCKKALVQPSPHIDIIPDTHAKRLKVERNLRLLPPSLRVYFDKEGRQNTDVDMNELVAWLRASSSKKIRLSQTLEPWLNHLEIERDRTENRRDYETGVIDGRHPEHVTLSPLFPYQREGMLHLAFKERALLADEMGLGKTIQAIAACALLHHLGKARRVLVVSPASLKTEWEEQINKFTTLPQRLVFGGPSQRNALYSDPNPPFFTICNYEQILRDSLNINASLRPDIIVLDEAQRIKNWSSKTAQAVKRLESRYAFVLTGTPLENRIDELKSIVDFLDPSLLGTLFRFNREYYDLDERGRPKGYKNLEQLRAKVAPVLLRRRKIQVETELPDRTDINHFVPLTKAMREEYAEYEKSVGELAAKAKRRPLTPKEQDLLMILLNMMRMICDSPGIIKKNPSRECPKLKELEGVLEDCLSDPDVKVIVFSEWIGMLERVRELAEKLGFGYAWHTGSVPQKKRRAEILAFRQDPDCRIFFSTDSGGVGLNLQNASVVINCDLPWNPAKLEQRIARAWRKNQTRPVTVINLVAEETIEHGMLASLAQKMELADGVLDGYGNLNTMTLKSGRQVFLKRLEQVMSKVPVGQPVPPAPPSDPAAHFAARAKTSLGPRLSYCEETWIPGSETPVLIAILHNATGSEKPQLEELFQATPWSNSAPVLQVLDAATWEALQSLSAAGMISIHTRASRPLLPEEGEALRPPLSPEELAKIKALRETAETKRRAAEALIAAGLNEEAEPFKTAAEEAEAEAVNIENHHAEKKEK